From a region of the Gemmatimonadota bacterium genome:
- the mobB gene encoding molybdopterin-guanine dinucleotide biosynthesis protein B has product MSAPRMNAPRRRCVGVILAGGGATRYGGRPKGLERVGGSRIIDRVAAALRPVTDDLLLIANDADAGSWLPGVRVRSDVRPGEGALGGLHAALAHAGDDILLVAWDMPFVPSVLLEALRHRGERGDADLVVPASDGSRRGVEPLCAWYAAACLPPVTAALEAGDRRVIAFHDAVRAVRMPLEDVQRYGDPAMLFANVNTPEDLARWSPSAPPPLLAIVGKKHAGKTTLTVRLSAELSRRGHRIMTLKHGSHTFNLDPAGTDTYRHYHEGNAERVAMASPDKFALVMRWDRELAPETLAARYLGEADLVLCEGFKTSALPKVEIHRASEHTTSLLADGPPNAGSWRALVSDVMMPGFDGARFALDTDDWLDALADWVEREYLSPALR; this is encoded by the coding sequence ATGAGCGCGCCGCGCATGAACGCGCCGCGACGCCGGTGCGTGGGCGTGATCCTCGCTGGTGGCGGGGCGACCCGCTACGGCGGGCGCCCGAAGGGTCTCGAGCGGGTGGGCGGGAGTCGGATCATCGACCGGGTGGCCGCCGCCCTGCGTCCGGTGACCGACGACCTCCTGCTCATCGCGAACGACGCCGACGCGGGATCGTGGCTGCCGGGCGTACGTGTGCGGTCTGACGTGCGACCCGGCGAAGGCGCGCTCGGCGGCCTGCACGCCGCGCTCGCGCACGCCGGGGACGACATCCTGCTCGTCGCGTGGGACATGCCGTTCGTGCCCTCGGTGCTGCTGGAAGCGCTCCGGCATCGCGGGGAGCGCGGGGACGCGGACCTCGTGGTCCCCGCGAGCGACGGCTCGCGCCGCGGCGTGGAGCCGCTCTGCGCCTGGTATGCCGCGGCCTGCCTGCCGCCGGTGACCGCCGCACTGGAGGCCGGTGACCGACGCGTGATCGCGTTCCACGACGCGGTGCGGGCGGTCCGGATGCCGCTGGAGGACGTGCAGCGCTACGGTGACCCGGCGATGCTCTTCGCGAACGTGAATACTCCTGAGGACCTGGCGCGGTGGTCCCCGAGCGCGCCACCGCCGCTACTGGCGATCGTCGGCAAGAAGCATGCGGGAAAGACCACTCTCACGGTCCGGCTCTCCGCGGAGTTGTCGCGTCGAGGGCATCGGATCATGACGCTCAAGCACGGATCGCACACGTTCAACCTCGATCCGGCCGGGACCGACACCTACCGGCACTATCATGAGGGGAACGCCGAGCGCGTCGCGATGGCGTCGCCCGACAAGTTCGCGCTCGTGATGCGATGGGATCGCGAGCTGGCGCCGGAGACGCTCGCCGCGCGCTACCTTGGCGAGGCGGACCTCGTGCTCTGCGAGGGCTTCAAGACGAGTGCGCTGCCCAAGGTGGAGATCCATCGCGCGTCGGAGCACACGACGTCGCTCCTCGCCGACGGGCCGCCGAACGCGGGCAGTTGGCGTGCGCTGGTGTCGGACGTGATGATGCCCGGGTTCGACGGTGCGCGGTTCGCCCTCGACACCGATGATTGGCTCGACGCGCTCGCCGACTGGGTCGAGCGCGAGTATCTCTCCCCTGCCCTTCGATGA
- a CDS encoding formate dehydrogenase accessory sulfurtransferase FdhD, with the protein MTVPPDGAPSLDAVDEVPVWLEVNGQPAVTWMCTPDQLPELVVGWCFGEGYIDSKADLLSMRPCAKEPGFWVTVPAARYETVEGQERRRVLASGCGAVTTILGSLSNVPRRTTRPPVPDLARTRLLFKELFARGERYATTGGIHAAALTDGEALLAHAEDIGRHNAVDKVLGQRLLSGERPDDLILLVTGRISGELAFKAARARIAVVATPSVPSTIAVEIAQAAGMVLVGRAVSGQPQVWTA; encoded by the coding sequence ATGACGGTGCCGCCCGACGGCGCGCCGAGCCTCGATGCGGTCGACGAGGTGCCCGTCTGGCTCGAGGTGAACGGCCAGCCGGCCGTGACGTGGATGTGCACGCCCGACCAGTTGCCCGAGCTCGTGGTCGGCTGGTGCTTCGGCGAAGGGTACATCGATTCCAAGGCGGACCTGCTCTCGATGCGCCCCTGCGCGAAGGAGCCCGGGTTCTGGGTCACGGTGCCAGCGGCGCGGTACGAGACGGTCGAAGGGCAGGAGCGGCGGCGCGTGCTGGCCTCGGGCTGCGGCGCGGTGACGACCATCCTCGGTTCGCTCTCGAACGTTCCGCGTCGCACGACGCGGCCGCCGGTGCCCGACCTGGCGCGCACGCGCCTCCTCTTCAAGGAGCTGTTCGCGCGCGGCGAGCGCTACGCGACCACGGGCGGCATCCACGCCGCCGCGCTCACCGACGGCGAAGCGCTGCTCGCGCACGCCGAGGACATCGGGCGGCACAACGCGGTCGACAAGGTGCTCGGCCAGCGGCTGCTCTCGGGCGAACGGCCGGACGACCTGATCCTCCTCGTGACGGGCCGCATCTCCGGCGAGCTCGCGTTCAAAGCGGCGCGCGCGCGCATCGCGGTGGTGGCGACGCCGAGCGTGCCCAGCACCATCGCCGTGGAGATCGCGCAGGCCGCGGGGATGGTGCTGGTGGGGCGCGCGGTCTCGGGGCAGCCGCAGGTCTGGACGGCATGA
- a CDS encoding 6-carboxytetrahydropterin synthase, with the protein MTPPRVATLTRRVTFSAAHRYRRPEWDDARNAAVFGACAHPNWHGHTYTCDVTVGGPIDPVTGFCADLAALDRALRERVHAVLDHRNLVLDVPAFAEGKLIPTSENVAWWIAEQVQDALGPTTRVVRVRLAEEAGLWAEVDPA; encoded by the coding sequence GTGACGCCGCCGCGGGTCGCCACGCTCACGCGGCGCGTGACCTTCTCGGCGGCGCACCGGTACAGGCGCCCCGAGTGGGACGACGCCCGGAACGCGGCGGTGTTCGGCGCGTGCGCGCACCCGAACTGGCACGGGCACACCTACACCTGCGACGTGACCGTCGGCGGTCCGATCGATCCCGTGACCGGCTTCTGTGCCGACCTCGCCGCGCTCGACCGCGCGCTCCGCGAGCGCGTGCACGCGGTGCTCGACCACCGGAACCTCGTGCTCGACGTGCCGGCCTTCGCGGAGGGGAAGCTCATCCCCACCTCCGAGAACGTCGCCTGGTGGATCGCGGAACAGGTGCAGGACGCACTTGGCCCGACCACGCGTGTGGTGCGGGTGCGGCTCGCCGAGGAGGCAGGACTCTGGGCCGAGGTGGACCCCGCATGA
- a CDS encoding 2,3-bisphosphoglycerate-independent phosphoglycerate mutase yields MDRPVVLVVLDGWGYREQTEGNAIAMARTPTWDRLWARAPRTLLEASGRAVGLPEGQMGNSEVGHMNLGAGRVVVQDLVRIGDAIRDGSFFSNATFRAACAHARANGGTLHLVGLVGDGGVHGHDDHLVALVELATRERVPKVALHLCLDGRDTLPTSALGFVRALRSRIGERATIASIGGRYFGMDRDQRWPRTQKWYDAAVRGVGPSTDDPIAFIEGNYARGVTDEFQEPAVVVRDGRPVAPMRDGDAVICWNFRSDRMRQIVRSLAIAGFDGFDVRDRPRLHVATMTQYDQTFGLPMAFEPFSMAKIMAEVLQDHGMSSLRTAETEKYPHVTYFFNGGNEVPYAGEERILVPSQKVATYDLMPEMSAPGITEALTKAILGKTHEFTLCNYANGDMVGHSGNIAATIQAVECVDQQLARIVEAAERAGARLLITADHGNCEMMIDPATGGPHTAHTTNPVPLLLVEDGASGPLRAGGALCDIGPTVLAMLGVEPPREMTGRDLRLPGATA; encoded by the coding sequence GTGGACCGGCCGGTCGTCCTCGTCGTGCTCGACGGCTGGGGCTATCGCGAACAGACCGAGGGCAACGCCATCGCGATGGCGCGCACGCCCACGTGGGACCGCCTCTGGGCGCGTGCCCCCCGTACGCTCCTCGAGGCGAGCGGGCGGGCCGTCGGCCTTCCCGAAGGCCAGATGGGGAACTCCGAGGTGGGGCACATGAACCTCGGGGCTGGGCGCGTGGTGGTGCAGGACCTGGTCCGGATCGGTGATGCCATCCGCGACGGGTCGTTCTTCTCGAACGCGACGTTCCGCGCCGCCTGCGCCCACGCGCGCGCGAACGGCGGGACCCTGCATCTCGTGGGGCTCGTCGGGGATGGCGGCGTGCACGGGCACGACGACCACCTGGTGGCGCTGGTCGAGCTGGCGACGCGCGAACGCGTCCCCAAGGTCGCGTTGCACCTCTGCCTCGACGGCCGCGACACGTTGCCGACCTCGGCGCTCGGGTTCGTGCGCGCCCTCCGCTCTCGGATCGGCGAGCGCGCGACGATCGCGAGCATCGGCGGGCGCTACTTCGGGATGGACCGCGACCAGCGGTGGCCGCGGACGCAGAAGTGGTACGACGCCGCGGTCCGCGGCGTGGGCCCGTCCACCGACGACCCGATCGCGTTCATCGAGGGGAACTACGCGCGCGGCGTGACGGACGAGTTCCAGGAGCCGGCGGTCGTGGTGCGCGATGGGCGGCCGGTCGCGCCCATGCGGGACGGGGACGCGGTGATCTGCTGGAACTTCCGCTCCGACCGCATGCGCCAGATCGTGCGCAGCCTCGCGATCGCGGGCTTCGACGGCTTCGACGTGCGCGACCGACCGCGCCTCCACGTCGCGACGATGACGCAGTATGACCAGACATTCGGGCTCCCGATGGCCTTCGAGCCGTTCTCGATGGCGAAGATCATGGCCGAGGTGCTGCAGGACCACGGCATGAGCTCGCTGCGGACGGCGGAGACGGAGAAGTATCCCCACGTCACGTACTTCTTCAACGGCGGGAACGAGGTGCCGTACGCGGGCGAGGAACGGATCCTCGTGCCGAGCCAGAAGGTGGCGACCTACGACCTGATGCCGGAGATGAGTGCGCCGGGGATCACCGAGGCGCTCACGAAGGCGATCCTCGGCAAGACCCACGAGTTCACGCTCTGCAACTACGCCAATGGCGACATGGTCGGACACAGCGGCAACATCGCCGCGACGATCCAGGCCGTGGAGTGCGTGGACCAGCAGTTGGCGCGGATCGTGGAGGCGGCGGAGCGCGCGGGCGCGCGGCTGCTGATCACGGCGGACCATGGCAACTGCGAGATGATGATCGACCCGGCGACGGGGGGCCCGCACACGGCCCATACCACCAACCCCGTGCCGCTCCTGCTGGTCGAGGACGGCGCGTCGGGCCCGCTGCGCGCCGGTGGCGCGCTCTGCGACATCGGCCCCACCGTCCTCGCGATGCTCGGCGTCGAGCCACCGCGCGAGATGACGGGCCGCGACCTGCGACTCCCTGGAGCGACCGCGTGA
- a CDS encoding SH3 domain-containing protein: MHLLRSFTSLTVAALCAASLAVPIAAQQGRTTRDAEVRAVPDGNIIATVESGTVWRTGTARGGFTTVTLEGWIDASRLGAKRDSFPATVGGSGTLRLRADASLNARILGVLQAGAGIRIVERKGDWARIRRDGWVLSSALAAQSAARPAPAVATTPTPAVPAPRPAETTAVPPPAPPVVEYRDGALRATATVPLSLAPGTRAIGMLDSGAVVEPVVRDRGWVRVRIEAWVPENSLVPADSSYAASLTAADLRLDPEGLRGRTVRWLVQVVGLQTADPLRRALQPDEPYLLAMGPSGENAILYVAVPPHLLEEARRLTPLAQVMITARVRNGRSQPTGAPVLDLLSFIKQ, from the coding sequence ATGCACCTGCTTCGTTCCTTCACGTCCCTCACCGTCGCGGCCCTCTGCGCCGCGTCCCTCGCCGTGCCGATCGCGGCACAGCAGGGACGCACCACGCGCGACGCCGAGGTGCGGGCGGTGCCCGACGGCAACATCATCGCGACCGTCGAGTCGGGGACCGTGTGGCGGACCGGAACCGCGCGGGGTGGCTTCACCACCGTCACGCTCGAAGGATGGATCGACGCCTCGCGCCTGGGCGCCAAGCGGGATTCGTTCCCCGCGACCGTCGGGGGCAGCGGCACGCTGCGTCTGCGCGCCGACGCGTCGCTCAACGCGCGCATCCTCGGGGTATTGCAGGCCGGCGCGGGGATCCGGATCGTGGAGCGGAAGGGCGATTGGGCGCGGATCCGCCGCGATGGATGGGTCCTCTCCTCCGCGCTCGCGGCGCAGTCCGCGGCCCGCCCGGCACCGGCGGTCGCGACCACGCCAACGCCCGCCGTGCCCGCGCCGCGTCCGGCGGAGACGACGGCCGTCCCCCCGCCGGCCCCGCCGGTGGTCGAGTATCGCGACGGGGCCCTTCGCGCGACGGCGACCGTCCCCCTGAGTCTCGCACCGGGCACGCGCGCCATCGGCATGCTCGACAGCGGCGCCGTCGTCGAGCCCGTCGTGCGCGATCGCGGCTGGGTCCGCGTGCGCATCGAGGCGTGGGTCCCCGAGAACTCCCTCGTCCCGGCGGATTCGAGCTACGCCGCCTCCCTCACCGCCGCCGACCTGCGTCTCGATCCCGAGGGCCTGCGCGGCCGCACCGTGCGCTGGCTCGTGCAGGTCGTCGGGCTCCAGACCGCCGATCCGCTGCGCCGCGCGCTCCAGCCGGACGAGCCGTACCTGCTCGCGATGGGCCCCTCGGGGGAGAATGCGATCCTCTACGTCGCGGTGCCTCCGCACCTGCTCGAGGAGGCGCGACGGCTGACGCCGCTCGCCCAGGTGATGATCACTGCGCGCGTGCGGAACGGCCGATCGCAGCCCACCGGCGCGCCGGTCCTCGATCTCCTCTCGTTCATCAAGCAGTGA
- a CDS encoding L,D-transpeptidase has product MDPQIPSLAVTGVLALALATSVVLQSRDLVRLREEREAARLALATDSSALLYARTIARGVTDSLATQLGGRAAIDSASNTPFIVISIADNRLWYRRGDEVMFETRVATGSGKFLEKAGATGEQWKFETPRGRLVVQRKDIDPAWVPPDWHFVEAAQRKNLELLRLERGMTVPAPGGGVVTISGANVVTRYPDGREVPFEVKDGQEIRVGNSLIVPPFGTNQRRYVGVLGANRLYLGDGYGIHGTDNPTSIGRSVSHGCIRVRNEDIETLFRIVPVGTPVYVY; this is encoded by the coding sequence ATGGATCCGCAGATACCCTCCCTCGCCGTGACCGGCGTCCTTGCGCTCGCTCTCGCGACGAGCGTCGTGCTCCAGTCACGCGACCTGGTGCGGCTCCGCGAGGAACGAGAGGCGGCCCGGCTCGCACTGGCCACGGATTCGAGTGCACTGCTGTATGCGAGGACCATCGCCCGGGGCGTCACCGACTCGCTCGCGACACAGCTCGGCGGTCGCGCCGCCATCGACTCGGCGTCGAACACCCCGTTCATCGTCATCTCGATCGCCGACAATCGCCTCTGGTATCGTCGCGGTGACGAAGTGATGTTCGAGACCCGCGTCGCCACCGGGAGCGGCAAGTTCCTCGAGAAGGCCGGCGCGACCGGAGAGCAGTGGAAGTTCGAGACCCCCCGCGGACGCCTGGTCGTCCAGCGGAAGGACATCGATCCGGCCTGGGTCCCCCCCGACTGGCACTTCGTCGAGGCCGCCCAACGCAAGAACCTCGAGTTGCTGCGTCTCGAACGCGGCATGACCGTCCCCGCGCCGGGTGGCGGGGTCGTGACCATCTCCGGCGCGAACGTCGTCACGCGCTATCCCGATGGCCGCGAGGTCCCGTTCGAGGTGAAGGACGGCCAGGAGATCCGGGTGGGGAACTCACTCATCGTGCCGCCGTTCGGCACCAACCAGCGACGCTACGTCGGGGTCCTCGGGGCGAACCGCCTCTATCTGGGCGACGGGTACGGCATCCACGGAACTGACAATCCCACGAGTATCGGCCGTTCGGTCAGTCATGGGTGCATCCGAGTCCGGAACGAAGATATTGAGACTCTCTTCCGGATCGTTCCTGTGGGCACCCCAGTGTACGTGTACTGA
- a CDS encoding DUF882 domain-containing protein, translating to MSVADSLRGRSGRLRFRIIRPDVAPIEELDGLARVFGSDALAIPGILSVRDSLTADTFHFVSLVPFAEKQDGRVGVYRVGRWPAEVRRPRTDAYRVPAGFIEVGADDQAVHVSTHFTLGQFLTKDQRDVWPKMLLLDERLIDKLELLVSELRLAGIPAQGLGVLSGFRSPQYNSRGTAAGRARDSRHTYGDAADVYVDVNGDGRMDDLNKDRKVDMRDAIFLSKLVEKVEQKYPELVGGLGVYRSTGAHGPFVHVDARGERARWGFPQ from the coding sequence ATGTCGGTGGCCGACTCGTTGCGCGGGCGCAGCGGTCGGCTTCGGTTCCGGATCATCCGGCCTGACGTCGCGCCGATCGAGGAGCTGGACGGGCTCGCGCGGGTCTTCGGCTCCGACGCGCTCGCAATCCCGGGGATCCTCTCGGTTCGCGATTCGCTCACGGCCGACACCTTCCACTTCGTGTCCCTCGTCCCATTCGCCGAGAAGCAGGATGGACGCGTGGGGGTGTATCGCGTCGGACGCTGGCCCGCGGAGGTGCGGCGCCCGCGGACGGATGCGTATCGCGTGCCGGCCGGCTTCATCGAGGTGGGCGCCGACGATCAGGCCGTGCATGTCTCGACGCACTTCACGCTGGGCCAGTTCCTCACGAAGGACCAACGTGACGTCTGGCCGAAGATGCTCCTCCTCGACGAGCGACTGATCGACAAGCTCGAACTCCTCGTCTCGGAACTCCGGCTCGCCGGCATCCCGGCGCAGGGCCTCGGGGTCCTCTCGGGTTTCCGGTCGCCACAGTACAACTCGCGCGGGACCGCCGCCGGCAGGGCGCGCGACAGCCGCCATACGTACGGCGATGCGGCCGACGTCTATGTCGACGTGAACGGCGACGGGCGCATGGACGATCTCAACAAGGATCGCAAGGTCGACATGCGCGATGCGATCTTCCTGTCGAAGCTCGTCGAGAAGGTGGAGCAGAAGTATCCGGAACTCGTCGGGGGACTGGGGGTCTATCGTTCCACAGGGGCGCACGGCCCGTTCGTCCACGTCGATGCGCGCGGTGAGCGCGCGCGCTGGGGATTCCCGCAGTGA